The stretch of DNA GTCGGTCTGCGGCTTGATCGGCTGGCGATGCGCGGTCGGCATCACCACGGCGCGATCGTTGAACAGATTTTCGGCGAAAGGCAGGAAGCGCGCACCCAGCTTCTGTTGGGCGATGATCGAACGGAAGCCCGAACAATCGACGAAGATGTCGCCTTCGATGCGTTCGCCGCCTGCGCACAGCAACGCGGCCACATCGCCGTCCACGCCAAGCTCCGTGTCGACCACGCGCAGCGGCATGTGCACCACGCCCCGCGCGGTCGCCCATTCGCGCAGGTACCCGCCCAACTTGTGCGCATCGAAATGATAGCCGTAGCTCGGTGCGAAGGGGAAATTATCGTTTGGTTGCGGGGCTTTGTGTGCTTCAGCCAACGTCTCGGCCAGGAACCAGTCGTCCGGGTTCGCGGGCACGTCCACGCCCCGTCGCCGCAAGGCGCAATTGCGCAGGAACTGCGGTTCGGTGTGCAGGTCTACTGGGCCGGGGAAGGGGTGGAAATAGCTCTCACAGCGCGCCCGCTCGCTCCAGCCGGTGAAGCGGATGCCCAGCTTGAAGGTCGCGTCGCAGGCCGCCATCCACTCGGCCTCGGCAATGCCGAGATGGTCGAAGAAGGCCTTGAGTTGCGGGGTTGACCCTTCGCCAACCCCAATGATCCCGATATCGGGGCTTTCGACCACCGTTACCGATCCGCCCCGCTCGCCCCATTCCTTGTGGAGCAGGCAGGCGGTGATCCAGCCTGCGCTGCCGCCGCCGAGCACGACGACGCGGGGAAGGGTAGGAGTGCTCACCGCTTGAGCGGTATCAGCCGCACTGCAAATCCGCCACCCGGTGCCATGCGCAGATCGAGCGTATCGGCTGCGGTGACGCGCTTTTCCTCGATGATGATGTCGAACCGCGCCTCGCCTTCCCAATTTGCGGAAGGGCCATCGCGATAGATCTGCGCGCGGTAAGTCCTACCCGGATCGAGGAATGACAGCGAGACCCGGCTGTCGCGACCCTGCTCGTCGACCACCCCGCCGACATACCAGTCGGCGCTGTTGCGGTCCTTGCGCGCGGTAATCACGTAGTCGCCCACCTGCGCGTCGAGCACGCGGCTTTCCGACCAGTCGGCGGGCACATCCTTGATGAACTGGAAGGCCTTGGGATACTTCGCGTAATTCTCGGGCAGGTCGGCCGCCATCTGGATCGGCGAATAGACTACCACATATTCCGCCAGTGCCCGCGCCTGCGTCATCTGCAGCGGCTGCCCGCGG from Erythrobacter mangrovi encodes:
- a CDS encoding tryptophan halogenase family protein — protein: MSTPTLPRVVVLGGGSAGWITACLLHKEWGERGGSVTVVESPDIGIIGVGEGSTPQLKAFFDHLGIAEAEWMAACDATFKLGIRFTGWSERARCESYFHPFPGPVDLHTEPQFLRNCALRRRGVDVPANPDDWFLAETLAEAHKAPQPNDNFPFAPSYGYHFDAHKLGGYLREWATARGVVHMPLRVVDTELGVDGDVAALLCAGGERIEGDIFVDCSGFRSIIAQQKLGARFLPFAENLFNDRAVVMPTAHRQPIKPQTDSIAMATGWRWSIPLTSRVGNGYVYSSKYISDEEAEAELRAAIGMVDEGEARFLQMRVGRVEDSWTRNCLAVGLSQGFIEPLEATALHIVIVTALDFAKAYEGGGFSAQHRETFNRRIAAKYEGIRDYIVAHYRLNQRSDTQYWRDNAANHALSDNLKAMMTAWFTHEDITQLNNQLHDGAPHYATMSWHCIFAGYGTFPPQAKMQPPPPGLAAGDPQAVRAMLAACATNFSDYAPA